The region TAAGTTTCGAGATATTGCATATACAATAATGCCCTTGGTATTCCccaaattaatataataaaataaaattaaaatgtatagtttttataaaagatgttaaaataaaaataatgataaacatagcacatataattaattatacaGCTATTATACtaaattcattatattgatatatatgcattataatatattttttttcatgaaaagcattaatataaacttgtttaaaaaaaagtttaaaattatatatatatgcaacctattaaataatgaattacgaaatatataaaaaaggtgaaaataacaaatataaatataaatatatgaaaatattgataatacgattctaaaattttttttaaccataaaaaaaatgttttacaAATAGccaaaaaaaatcataaaaattcacaattttataaaaatgcgCCTATAAAGCATacgtatataaatataagaatgtaaatacatatgtatattattatatattttttaattaaaacaagaaaaaaaacatattgataattattttttctataaaaacaatattgaTTCCCAagacattttttaatatggCATAGGTATATGAAAAGGAAATCATATGTGACTCGCGCACCTATGCTACTGTCAGCTTCtcttttttcaattttataattatatatagggAAAGCAATATTCCTTCTCTTTTTCTGCACATGTTTTTCATATTGAAAAACTtcttataatatacaatatatttcGTCTTATTATTCATCTTCATCTTCATCCTCTGGGTAATCTTCTAATAATTCATTATCACTGTTGCCATCGTTGACAAAAGCATTAGATTGattatcattttgttcattactcacatttttaatattagcTGTAATGCTATCGAAATTTTGATTGACGGAATCACCATTTGAGTTTCCAGATTGGGAATATAAGCCATTTACCATTTTATCAAGCTCGtcttttgaaaataaaacagtACTTTTGTTTAAACCACCGTTATTCAAATGCTTTATGTAATCATCATTGATCGATGTATTGGTTGTTTGTGCttttttttcccttttttctttttcttccTTTTCTATACGCCTTTGTTCTACAAGAATgttatatgcattttttcttttataataGCTCAATTTTTGCAATTGCTTAATCTCTGGAGATTTATCATTTTGGTCactttttgttttgttttctGTATTTCCATTTCCAAGCTCATCGGGATGGGTGTAAAGACTTTTAccatttgttttttttaaaaatttaattaaatcttttttttgatcATATACAGATGTAAAGACATATTTATCACCAATCAACTGTGGTGCTTGATGATAATAGTTTGAGGGTATACCATAATATGAacttttaatttgtttgtAAGCATCGTAAAAGTTTTCATCCTCTTGGTcttcttcttttttctcGGATTTTTTCTGTTTTAAGTAGTCAAGAGTTTTGCTGTCATAACTCATATGATATTGGccaaatttatttaagtAAGTAGTTAATTGTTCATTTTCAAGAGTAGATCCATAATTTGTTGAGAAATCCTTATCTTCATTGGCATATGGTGATAAATCATAGAACGCTTTATCTGGTCCTGctaattttgttaattctTCTTCTGTTAAATCACTATAATCGAGTATATTGTCTTGAATTAATTGCTTAAGATCTTTTACGCTGAATTCTTTGATATTTACTTCATCCTCTACATCCTCTCCATcccttttattattattttttcccttATTTTGATCAATATCAtccaaaataatatatttatctagtatattttttagaacagttttataaaattcgctattttcaaatttgtCTAgcatttcatttatttttgattgCTCAAGTGGGTATCTtcttaaatttgttttggggtagtttgttttttttatattttttttttttttgtgtgtgGACTTTTTATTAGTTTGATCTGTTACAACTACTTTTGAAGCAATAGGCTTGAATATATCTggttttaaatattcattttccTGTAAACTTGTGGTATTGTCTTTTTGGTTATTATTCATGGAAGATGAGGCTATTAATTCTTCTTCTACATTGTTAGTTTCATAATCTTCGATTTCTTGGGTAGAGTTTTCATTAGATACGGCATTCTTTTCAGCACCACTTCCACTTTCACTTTCACTTTCACTTCCACTTTCACTTCCACTTCCACTTCCACTTCCACTTTCACTTTCACTTTCACTTTCACTTCCACTTCCACTTTCACTTTCACTTTCACTTTCACTTCCACTTTCACTTCCATTTTCACTTTCACTTCCACTTCCACTTTCACTTCCACTTCCACTTTCACTTCCACTTTCACTTCCACTTCCACTTCCACTTTCACTTCCACTTCCCTTTCCACTATCAGTTTCAGTTAAATAATCGCTACCATTACCACTAACACTTCCACTATCAGTTTCAGTTAAATAACCACTATCATTACCACTAACACTACCAATATCGCTACCAATTACACAGTCACCACTGCTTATTAAGTTTTCATCATTTGAAGGTTGCCCTTTTTCAATAGTACTATCTTCATTGTTTACATTTTCATCAGAATTAGAGTTATCAAACAATGTGTATTTATCTTCACCAAcatcttcattttcttttgtaTTGTCATTCTTAGCATTTAATGTATTTACGTTATTTTTCTCTGCGATATCATAATCGATGCTATCTACACCAGCATCtgttaaattaaatatatttggtATATCTAAATTGGGGaaattacaattttttgtaatttcaggaaaattcataattatattgtCATCTTGagacatattttttaaaagttcCATAAATGCATCTTTGCCTTCTTCCTTATTTCCGttcaaaaaattgtttGACAACTCATCAATATTTATTCCATGCTCTTTTAATgcattttctatatttttttttaaattttctaatTGTTCATGATTATCTTGTGACATATTGAAAGTGCCAATATCAtctacattattattttgggAATTAGTTGTATCATTATCAGcactattatttattcctttaaaaatgttattcATCATAACTTTATACATATCTTTTCCATTATTAccatcattatttttttcattttcaataaGAGAATCAAGTAtagattttattttatcaccATTCGATAATTTGTCAAAAGACAATCCTTTAATAGGCTGTTCAGAATTATTTACTACATCTATAGGGCCATTAGAGTTAgcatttttgttatttaatTCATCACCATTTTGAAtgttattttgttcattgTTATTTGTGTTGCCATTGTTGCCCGTTTTATCATCGTTTGAATTTCCATTTGGAACAATTGGCTGGTCATTATTGCTAGCATCATCTTTTCCTTTATTAATAGttgattttatatttaatgaaCAATTTTTGTTTGATCCGCTCACACTAacataattaattaaaGCGGTAATAGCTAAAACTTTGGcgattaatattttcattttatctttattattctaatttatttatattttcgtTTCTTTTTggatattattaaatattgtaTACGCGAACttagtataaatatataagtgtcacataaacaaaattgagtattataaaaaaaatgacatATATAATGTGTTCATCTTATACACAAAAcgtattattatatatgccACTTTTAATCGTTTGGTTGACTAAGATACAAAACGAAAAGGCCCCTTAGCATTAAACACAAAtcatatgtttttttatgcaaataaattaaaataaactttcttagtttattaattttctctatattttttgcatttaTGTGTTTGAAAAAATGCGTCGTATTTCttagtatataaatatatatacttacacgtgaaaataaaatcaaaatcttaaaaataataaaaattaattgaagatgctaaaaaaatatatactgGACAATCTATAACATCAACAGAGTATATAGTGTAATAAAATCTAAAAATCAGtgtaaaattttaaatataaacattaaaaatattttttaagaatgttaaataaatatgtgaaagaagaaattaattatatatataatgtatagAAAAGAATTCTAtgtaaatatgtatatttatgtgattgaatataataaagtaaactcaaaactataaaatactaaatatatgatgttaaatacaaaatatagataacGATTATTAacttataaaatttgtattaaaCGAATAacgatatatatattataaatagttatatatatatatatatatatataaggattaaatatatataaatattataaattttctttaaataatgacaatctataaatttatatataattaaaaaaacaaataactcatatttccatattaatttttttagttattaaaaaaaaagaatcgaaatataaattgactgtatatatatatacatataattaaaaaaaataatgataataagCTATATATCgctatttattataatcaaagcattatattatatattgtatttattttagatatttaaattttaaataattctatataaataaaaagaaaaatcgGATACATGTAGCTTATGCAATAAAAATtctttaattaataatagtagAATAGGACActattttatgaattaataatatagctttatttttttttttaatacgtcatacataaatataaacattaGCATAACGTAAACATTAatgtaattataaataatacaatatatacatattgaTATggtgttatttttatacataacaataattaatttttagtatttaaaaaaagttagaataatatatatatccattaTTAATGGCTTATTTACCTAAAATTGTATaagaaaattaatttataaaaattgcaTTAATCAATGGCTCATTGAactgatataaaaaaaaataaaggtataaagcacaaaaaaaaacactaTTAAcactttatatatacaactGATCATTAtaagttatttttaataccaaaaatttacatgtaatattttttttttagattgGCAAAAATGATTTTTACGTGTTTGcgtaaatatattgaaaatttgccgattttatatttttataattagaTAATAAATAACCTATTTAGGTCGTACGTTAAAACACCCAATTTGGGAACCCCTTTTTTGAAATGTTTTTTACCCTCAAGGGATTAATTCAAATTAATccaaaaaatgtttataataCATTACAGTagtaaattaattttttaacatatatatattgtacattatataatgtttaaattataatatcaCATAGTAGGTGCTAAACTGTTTATATTTAagcattattatttttatcagcTTATGCATCTTAAAATGctctttattttatgatatatCTAAGTTAgccataaaaatattatgataaaaaaatgcaataaTTCTAATTCGACGCACATGTATTAATACTTTGTGAACAATACaaattatgatattttttaagcTCATTATTTAGTATGTTtgctaaaaaataattacagcctaaataaatatagtgataataatacaCTTTAAGTTGGtgtataaacaaattagttcttaataaataaaaagttattAATGCCTAGTTTGTAATAAAACTAGGATTAGGTcatttaaaagaattatttcaatgaaaaaatacgttgcattaatattattaataagtatattatttaaaagggtaaaataattaaaaaaaaaaaaattgtttgaaacgatcataaaatatcaaTATACTTAGAATCCTATAAAACTATATGgcatattaaatatatacaatttttcattgtgtatatttatttaattattgtAATACGATTCAATTGTGTGATCACCAACACATTTGGTATATAactcatattatttaaatctGATTAAAAAGACACTAACACAGTGGTAATATaagtacatatataaatataaggGTTTTACATAAGTTATGAGGTAAAAAggtttatacatattatttttgatttacATTGGACATGACATAAgtaatatacaaaattaaaatgagagatataattatttcgAATTATAACTAAAGATTAAGgaaacaattttaaatgattatagatataaaaagtaaGCTACCCATATTGTAACAAcgcatatttttaaaatatgaatattgaTCATTACAATTactatttttgtatataaacatatttaccAATATGTATTGTTATAATGCTTAACAATTTTACAACtcattttctttcttttaaaatttatttaagttcatatacatttatgtgttttctcttttttcatGGAGTGTGAAGAAACCGTGAAAAATTTTCACACCTTGACTTATTTTTCCCATGCCTGCACCTAGTGCATCATCGATAAAAGGATAGAAactaaataaagaaaaaatgcCATTTAAAAGTACcatttacatatttattaactagatgaaataatagtactgttgtaaaaattaaaaaataaaatatccCTAATAtggtaaaataaaaaaaaaaatggaaaaaatagtaCAATAATAACGTCGATTATAATAGAATGTACCaccaaaaatatattaaaaaagtgattaataaaatatttgttttaaacTCGACATGGGAATTCTAAATTTTTAGTTcggaaaatattttgtctaaaaaatataatgaataaaatatgtgaaaatcgcatataatataaaatatagaaacaattttattttaaaatatattaaaataaaaataacaaatacgtataataatataatttataacatggaaaaaaaaaaaaaaataaatagacACATAGCACCGTAATAACGgcattataaataaatagcATGATTTCAAAACAACTCTATTAatgtatgtataaatatatatatgcaataaATTGATATGTagacattttttaaaaatcataattataatttaattggAAATAGTATACATgattactattattatttgtttatttattattatatgttttatcattttaaCCATATATACACGTATCCATTTATGCGATTTATAACATGTAAAATTTTGATACTGGAAAGAATAGtgcacatttttttacCACTTCTAtataactaaaaaaaataaacaaatacaCATGCCAATaaatcataattttcaaataattagACGTTGAATTGTagtgtttttttattgaaaatttatatatatttaaaaaatataccaCAGATGCACACATGTATTcatacacattttttaaaaatacatttctATTAGTTACAatgcattttattatatatacatcgAATGAATATGAAGGattggaaaaataatagtttCACATATAATGAGGGAGGAGAAATGAATATTTCTATGAACCCTTCCAAGGAGAATAAATCATGTATAGAttctaataaaaaagaaaaaaaatcaattttcgaaaaatattttgaatttttaaacaatGATATGAATCCTAATAAAGAGatagaaaaaacaaataatgatatCAGCAACAATTCAAGCCACTCCAATGAAATTGATTGCAACGGTACAAATGAATCTACTTTTTacgaaataaaaagttCAAGAGAATTTATAAAGGGGagtttattaaattttggAAGTTATAGTGAAAATGTAGTATCATCAAAAATGTCATTTTATTCTATATATGAATACACAGATGATAATGAAGATATCGATTGTAAAATCGAAGACAACGAACAAGAACATACAActatattaatgaaaaacaaATCGTATTTATCACTTCCTAATAAAGAGATATTACCCGAATATAAGGATAATAATGAttacatgcatatatacgATACAGATCATATTTATAGTGATGAAAAAAGTGACCATAATGTATCagatgataatataaatggcGATAAGCCAAATGAAGAATCTATAACGAAAGAAATGGGCAACCCCCAAAAAATGGTACACAACAATGTtgaagaaaagaaaaaatataaatggtTACAGAAAAaactattaa is a window of Plasmodium berghei ANKA genome assembly, chromosome: 10 DNA encoding:
- a CDS encoding translocon component PTEX150 is translated as MKILIAKVLAITALINYVSVSGSNKNCSLNIKSTINKGKDDASNNDQPIVPNGNSNDDKTGNNGNTNNNEQNNIQNGDELNNKNANSNGPIDVVNNSEQPIKGLSFDKLSNGDKIKSILDSLIENEKNNDGNNGKDMYKVMMNNIFKGINNSADNDTTNSQNNNVDDIGTFNMSQDNHEQLENLKKNIENALKEHGINIDELSNNFLNGNKEEGKDAFMELLKNMSQDDNIIMNFPEITKNCNFPNLDIPNIFNLTDAGVDSIDYDIAEKNNVNTLNAKNDNTKENEDVGEDKYTLFDNSNSDENVNNEDSTIEKGQPSNDENLISSGDCVIGSDIGSVSGNDSGYLTETDSGSVSGNGSDYLTETDSGKGSGSESGSGSGSESGSESGSGSESGSGSESENGSESGSESESESESGSGSESESESESGSGSGSGSESGSESESESGSGAEKNAVSNENSTQEIEDYETNNVEEELIASSSMNNNQKDNTTSLQENEYLKPDIFKPIASKVVVTDQTNKKSTHKKKKNIKKTNYPKTNLRRYPLEQSKINEMLDKFENSEFYKTVLKNILDKYIILDDIDQNKGKNNNKRDGEDVEDEVNIKEFSVKDLKQLIQDNILDYSDLTEEELTKLAGPDKAFYDLSPYANEDKDFSTNYGSTLENEQLTTYLNKFGQYHMSYDSKTLDYLKQKKSEKKEEDQEDENFYDAYKQIKSSYYGIPSNYYHQAPQLIGDKYVFTSVYDQKKDLIKFLKKTNGKSLYTHPDELGNGNTENKTKSDQNDKSPEIKQLQKLSYYKRKNAYNILVEQRRIEKEEKEKREKKAQTTNTSINDDYIKHLNNGGLNKSTVLFSKDELDKMVNGLYSQSGNSNGDSVNQNFDSITANIKNVSNEQNDNQSNAFVNDGNSDNELLEDYPEDEDEDE